A single window of Granulicella mallensis MP5ACTX8 DNA harbors:
- a CDS encoding ABC transporter ATP-binding protein has translation MATIELKGVSKEFRINRERSVLALGAMDLTIREGEFIALLGPSGCGKSTILNLVAGLDEPSTGTVTVDGLPPRQLQTKQQLGIAFQEHALLPWRSVEGNLELPFQIAGRKPDREHIAGLIELVGLKGFESARPSQLSGGMRQRVSIARALCLAPKLLLLDEPFGALDAVTRRSMNLELQRIWQEKQITTILVTHTVEEALFLADRVLVMSGRPGRIVREVQVPFPRPRTVETMRQELFHQLVDDLTLSLEPEYKEP, from the coding sequence TTGGCGACGATTGAACTGAAGGGCGTAAGCAAAGAGTTCCGCATCAACCGGGAGCGCAGCGTGCTGGCTCTCGGCGCGATGGACCTGACCATCCGCGAGGGCGAGTTCATCGCGCTCCTCGGCCCCTCTGGCTGCGGGAAGAGCACGATTCTGAATCTTGTCGCAGGCCTGGATGAGCCCTCCACCGGAACAGTTACCGTGGACGGCCTTCCGCCTCGACAGTTGCAGACCAAACAGCAGCTCGGCATCGCATTTCAGGAACATGCGCTTCTGCCCTGGCGAAGCGTCGAAGGAAATCTGGAGCTACCCTTCCAGATCGCAGGACGCAAGCCGGACCGCGAACACATTGCAGGCCTCATCGAACTCGTCGGGCTCAAAGGCTTCGAGTCCGCTCGGCCAAGCCAGCTCTCCGGCGGCATGCGGCAGCGCGTGTCGATCGCCCGTGCCTTGTGCCTGGCCCCCAAGCTGCTGTTGCTCGACGAACCGTTCGGCGCTCTCGATGCCGTAACGCGGCGCTCCATGAACCTTGAGCTGCAGCGCATCTGGCAGGAGAAGCAGATCACCACAATCCTCGTAACCCACACGGTAGAGGAGGCACTCTTTCTCGCGGACCGCGTGCTGGTGATGAGCGGACGCCCCGGCCGGATCGTGCGTGAGGTGCAGGTTCCCTTTCCGCGTCCGCGCACCGTGGAGACCATGCGGCAGGAGCTGTTTCACCAACTCGTCGATGACCTTACCTTGAGTCTGGAACCGGAATATAAGGAACCGTAA